ctcttgacatgattgattaagacctatgccatctgatacaagttactacgacagaaattattataaaaattgtcaccgcgaataccaatatgccaattttccatatagcgacttgacatttttaattatcaGTATgccatgtgatgacattaaaagtgacgttaataaataaaaagatgcatcgtaacaatgttcatatgacagtacgaaactaggctgatgtcatgtatagtatcttcaaatgagagaacctaaccgtcgtctgaaggtgcaatagacggcagcgagccatgtgacagatttatatctcgcgggacgataGTTTTTAACAAtcgtctgaagggggttttggcgtagtgtagGGAAAAACTAGATGAGAAGATTCACAACTTAGAGCTTCAAAAAGAAAGAATGAAAGCTATGAAGATGGACTAGGAACGAGAAGTGGtggaaaaaggtgaaaaagtGAAGCACATTAGTACCATCAACCAATGGATTGACATGGTGGAGAAAAAGGTTGTAGAGGTCGAAAAACTTCTACTAGACCGTAAGGAAGAAATAGGGCggtttttcttttttgggatgttttcaaTAGGAGGTTTTAGTAAGAAAGTTGATAAACAACTAGAGGATGTCAAATATTTGATAGAGATAGGTGGTTTTGACACATCCGTTAGAACGTATATGGACAAATCACCGAGGATAGATTTGTAGCCAAGTGTCATGGGAGCTGTCAATGGAAACAAGAGTGACCCATCTTCTTCTCAACGAGCGAATACGGTGAAGAATAAAAAGAAGATGAGGGCCAGGAAATAATCACAACAATGTATATATCTTGTGATGAAAATTTATTGCAATttaaattccaatcatttacATACTActtttttacttattatttaAATACAGTTCTTACTTTTTACAATTCCAATACCTTTAAATTAAATCTCAGTTTATTTAGAACCTTTTGAGGCTATGCTGTTTTTTAAatcaaaagatttttttttataaaaaatgtttattaaagagtaattaataaaaaaaattaaatcattttctGTTTTAAAAAGGTTAATTTCGTTATATTAATTTTCCTAATCTAAAAAGAAGGAAGTTATATTCCTTTAAATgtgaaaatgaaccaatgccctTGGATTCCATGTTAATCAAGGTTGATTAATTGTTCTGATTGAACCATTATTGCCTTATTTGGTAAATGTCTCAATTGCTTCTCCATTTACATGTTAAGCATTAACTTTAATTTGAAAAGAATTTATTATTGATTGAGGTTTGTCCAAGTCCATTAAATCAATTTGGATATGTATGTATTCATTATTTCATTTAGCTTAGTTGTAGTATTAATCAattcaattttaaataattagttAATTTCACTTTCGAAGCTAATTTGATTTCTTTACGTCACTTTTATATTATCCTCTGAATCAATTAACCAAGTTAATTCAAATTGTCACAAAAATCATCATTTGGATTGTATGTCTGTTATACATGTAGTTCCAAATAAAAAGTAAATCAATTCGAAATGTTGTTtcgaatcaataaaaataaccaAGCTAATtcaatattttataatattattcaAAAATATcctttatttaaatgttatatcTTCTACTTTGAGGGTAGGTTCAAGTTTCTGTGAAGTCATCTGACAAAGTGGAAGCTCCAAACAGTATAAATTGCAGTTTTGTGCCACAAAAATTTCAACGTTACCCTTTGAGTATCCATCAATTTCTGTCTCAATTTCTTCTAGTCTTACTCTTATTCATACTTCTTTACCGTTCCATCCTCTTAATTACAAtccattcattttttattttacgaTTTTATCTTTTTGTCCATAGTACTCTAGTAAAACATAAAGACCGGCAAAACAAACAGAACCTTATTAGAACCATAAATCTAAGCAAAAATGTTACTGATTGGATTAGCCTTATTATTAAATTCTTAATtcgttttttaaaatataataaataataaaatttgttaGGAAGGAAATTTTTTAGATGAGCTGTCTATCTGTTTTGAATATACTAAAAATCACTTTTAAACGAAAACAGTTGGAATATTTTTTTCTCgattaatttaagaattaattcacttaaagaaaaattaatctgAATGAATTAATTGACACTAATAAcaattaaaaagtgtaatatctaaactatttaataaaattaatgacaaagattaattttatttagttctattaaTTCGATTTAGTTCTCTAGTAACTACATAGTTTTTTTTAAGCAAGTAACTACAtagttttaaaattataaatcactaaataaaattaacttaaaaataattttttgaatgaaaaagtaaaaaaaaaaatatgttacaaTAACTCGTGATTTTGTACTATTAAGTTAACTAATttatatagaaataaaaaagaaaatcgagcaaataattataaggtctttgtgtttttacctaatacactacttccagtttttgtttttcttacctccttagtccttatatttGGGTCAATTATCAAACTAGATAAATAAACtctaaaataccaaaattaccatttactttatgttttaataataaaacatctatttttcctattttatacttttttttctcttttttcctacataatcacaatctctccaatATAAACTCCAATATATTGTAtagttttaatttaataacgtaaaaTTTACTGACTTTAATGaatgaaaatattttaaaaattattaaaataggagtaagactatcattgtaaaacaattctaataaattttatgaatgaataaaaaaatatatgatttttaaaaaattataaaaaaactataataatatttaatgttattttaaatatattatattaaaaaataaagaaaaaaataattacaatttaagaaaattaataagatatttttcaaataaaaacaCAAGGACCTTGAGTGAGTGTTTTTCCTATTAGTCCCTCGTCCTATGGAATATCCTCTAGAGTCTTTATGTCCCGCCTAAAGTAAAAAACCTGGTATGGAGGGCGTTGACAGACTGTTTGCCAAGTTTGAAGTCACTGGTTCGAAGACGGGTTCCAATTACAGATGTTTGTCCTTTATGCTTTTCTGCCTCGGAAGATACCTATCACGCACTGGTCAACTGTGAGACAATGCGAGCTGTTTGGACGACAATTGGGGTTGGTGATCTAAATGGTTtgataatttttgggatttatGGACTGCTCTTACGTCGAATCTGAGACATGTACAAAAAGGAGCTGTTATGGCGTGTTGGGTGATATGGGGCAACCGCAACGATGCCGTCTGGAATAGTACCAGCACTTCGGCAAATATATTGGCGAACATGGCAGTCACCTTCTTGGAGGATTGGACTGGCCATGTCTCCGCCCCCTATCCTGTCCAGCCACATGGACAACCCCACCTACTGATTTTCTGAAGATGAATATTGATGCTGATGTGTTTGAATCGACATCGGCTGTAGGTTTCGGCCTAGTACTTCGTAATCATCTTAGAATGTTTGTAGCAGAAAAGATTGGGCTGTTGGATGGCATAATGGATCATGCTGTAGCTGGAACTTTATCTGTTCGCCCCATATCTTGTTTGAGACGGAGTCAATGGCCAACGCATCAGAAGCGATTTCGCCTTTTATTTTTGCCATAGTCAAAGATTGTACTTTTTTTTGCTAAACGAGTTAGATAACGTTCGACAAATGTGTTAGCTCATATTGCTGAGCATTCGGTTTTTtttcaaacaaacaaaaaaaaaaactctcatTTTCTTTAAATATAAGAATGAAATAAATATTACTAAGTAATTAATCTTTTGCGGAATGAAACTGACGTAGTAATTTGAGAGAGAACATTAGTAAAAATTAAGTTTCCATTTATTCTCtttaatgtataaaaaaaacaGCTAACTTAAATATGAGTTTCAGGGTTTAGGGTTTCAAGTTCTCATTTTGTTCGTCTCTGCTCTGCTTAATTCGTACACCCATCATGGCCTCCTCTATCCTCTGTTGATCCATCTCAAACTTGGAGTAGGTAAATTTATATTACTTTTCCATGAAGTTGTTTAAATTTTTCATGAAATTGCTTTGTTAACGAATCGTCTGATGCTCCTTTTCTATTCGATAACAATCTCTCGAgggtttttaattttagtagTTCCTCTATTTGTTCTTTGTTGGCTGTGTTGCAGATCTAGATATCTCTGTTGTTGTATGCGAATTTTGTTACTTTGGTGTTGATTTTCAATTGTTTGTTAAATTTACGCATACATCATTCTGACGATGCTGCGATTTCATGGCTCTGATTGAATTCAATAgataaagctctttttcttttttattgccTTCCTTTTGAcctaaataacaaatttatagttCAATCATGTCGTATCtagttcaaattgttttaacTACTAGGATATTTAAGGTTCACTTCTATTGTTAGTTAGTGTATTTcaactattataataaatttctTACATTTTTACTAAAATCCCAGAATCAAACCGAGGAGTTCGTCCTagtattgaaaaaaaaaaactcagaaAATGGCTGACAGCTTCTTAACCAAGATGTTGTGTTCCGCTGCTTCACTTTTTATGTGCTCAAGAAATCTGCAGGATGATCTTGAAGAACTAGCAATCATAAAAGATGAGTTAACGGCATTGAGAGCATATGTGATGGGAAGCGGAGACAAACCAAAAACGAAGCCGGTATGTCCTGTTAAAATTTGGCTTTCTGATGTGGAATTTAAGGTAGCAGAAGTTGATAAACTAATAAGTTATGGCGTGGAGGGGTATTGGTCAAAGATTTGTTTTTGTAGTAGGGTCGAGAAGATCCTGTCTGAAATGATGGCTTTAAAAAATAGAGCACCTCTGCCGAGCGAACCAACAGTTGAATCGATGGATTTAAAACCAACAATAGAGGGCCTTACCAACAGTTGAATCGATGGATTTAAAACCAACAATAGAGGGCCTTGAAAATAAGTTAGAAGAAGTATGGAATTGTTTAACTGCGGATGAAGTTGGGGTAATTGGCATATGGGGTATGGGAGGCATTGGTAAAACGACCCTATTGACCCAGCTCAATTCTAAATGTCTTGGCCATTTTGATTTTGTGATTTGGCTGAAAGTTTCACAAGAGGTAAAACTTGAGGATTTGGAGGATGAATTTGTAAAACAGATAGGGCTTTCAAAAGAGAAAAAATCTAACGACAAAGCTGCTCTCATCTCTCAAGTACTGCAGAAAAACAAGGTTCTAGTGTTGTTAGATGATTTGTGGAACCGAGTCGAGCTTAAAGACATTGGAATTCCTCAAAACAACAAGTGTCAAGTCGTATTTACTACACGATCGGAGCTAGTCTGCCGCTTAATGGAAGCTCAACGGAGCATCAAAGTGGAGCCTTTGGAATGGGAAGAAGCTTGGCGGTTGTTTCAGGACAGGGTTGGATTTGAAACTTTTGCTGCACATCCTTGTATTTCTCGCATAGCTAAAGAAATCGTGAGAGGATGTCAAGGTTTGCCCCTAGCACTCGTTACTTCTGCTCATGCCATGTCCTCTAAGAAGACACTCCAAGAATGGGAGCATTCTGCTGAAATCTTGAGGAAATCTGCTTCAAGTCGTGTATTTTCGATTTTGAAGTTGAGTTACGATAGGTTACCAGatcaaaatatgaaatcttgTTTATTATATTGCGCTTTGTTCCCGGAGTCCTTTGAGATCCCAAAGGAGGAGTTGATAGATAAATGGATTGGTGAGGTCTTCTTGGATGATGGTATTGATCAAGCCGACCCTATTAATAAGGGTTACAATATTGTCCAAACACTCGTTGATTTATCTTTATTAGAAGATGAAGGTCAAGAGGTGAGGATGCATGATGTGATTCGTGACATGTGTCTGTGGATAGCGTGCGAGgttgaaaaggaaaaagaaagttATTTTGTGCAGGGAGGTACTCGATTCAGAAACGAACTACCTAGGGAAGAATTGAGATATGCGAAGAGAATTTCATTGATGCAGAATGCATTTGTCCAACGGGTAACACAAGTTCCTGGATCTCCTCATCTGTTGACCTTGCTACTTTCCCATAACCGTGGGTTTGGGACGATTGTTGATGGCTTCTTTCGATATATGAAGGCACTGACAGTTCTAGACCTATCTGAAACTGGATTACGTGTTTTGCCAACTGATATTTCGGAATTGGTTTCACTTAGATATCTTGATTTATCCACTTCGGAAATAGAAAAGTTGCCTCGGGGGGTAATGAAGCTAGAAAAGTTGCAATGTTTGAACTTGGAGTACACCCCTAAACTTAGAAAGATTCCGAGACAAATGATAGCTAGTTTGAAAATGTTGCAAGTTTTTAGAATTGTTGGATCTCATTTCATTCTTGGTGAATTTAGTGTAGGAGAATTGGAAAGGTTGGAAAATTTGAAAGCCTTGAGCCTGACAATAAAAGATGCATATATTTACCGTCAAGTACTCAACAGCCAGAAATTATCAAGTTGCATTGAGACTTTACTTGTAGAAGATCTCGAGCCTCCTTATGGTGAACTTGTAGGAACAAAAACTCAAACCGTTTATGGCATCAACAAAGTGAGATGTTTCGATAAGCTTCGCAAAGTGCGCATCTGCTGTTGCCATTATTTACAGGACTTGACATGGGTTATGAGAGCTCCGAAGTTGATGGAATTGATTGTCAGATGGTGTGAAAATTTACAAGTAATAAGCAGCTATGAAGGTGAGGAGAACGAGAAAGATCTGGATCCATTCGCAAGACTCGAATTCCTTGTATTAATAGGATTGCCACAACTGAAGAGTATATGCTGGAAGCCAATGCTCTTCCCGTTTCTATATGATATCCGAGTATGCGGATGTCCGATGCTTAAGAAGCTTCCTCTAAACACGAACAGTGCAAAAGGGTGTGATTTGGAGATTGAAGGAACTACTGATTGGTGGTTTAAGCTTCAATGGGAAGATGATCCAACTCGAATTGCTTTCAGATTCTGTTTCGCAGAAATTGCGTGGCCTTATAGGTAATTGTCAATTTTCATTTCCATTTTCTATGTAAAGTAAGTACATGTTAGGGGATTGATAATCTCTTTTCTTAATTCAGGACGCATGGAACTAATACTTCAGCTGATCGAAATCGCGGTATACAACACCGTGTTCGCTGTTTGCTGGAGAATCTAGACCGACTGGCAGAAACCAGGACAATGATCGGGGAGGCAGAAACCAGGACGATGATGGGGGAGTTAGTCTGGAATTTTAGCGACAGCTACATGGCGTCGAGAAGCTAAGTTTATGGAAATTATTTGATACTCTTTGTGTGATGCCTAATTTGTAAGAGATGCTATAAAATTGGCAAACAATTGATTTTCTGCAATGAGCTAACCAAAATCGCTGAAAATTCTTAGATTTGTGATTTATTTGGAATTGGTGAAAACTTATTTCGCTATTCAATGAGTGTGATTTCACAAATTTTAGAAATAGGTTCGAATGTAAAGACGATAGATTAGGggcaaatgttatcaaataatatataagCGCAAAAAACGAACATTTTGGATTGATCCAGGACCAAATAGTGCTTGAATCTTTTTTCAATAGCTTTGTATTTCTCTTTTGAAAAGAGGAAAAAATGAAGATGAGAGTGTGGTAGGTCTCTAAAAGTCTAATAGGTTTTACAGTCCGTAGGACCAACACCATTCAAAGGTGGGTGTCCCGCCCTGCCTAGAACAGTCATGTTTGACTGGCACATTCGCTCACTTACGTTGTCCCCCCTCAGCTCACCCTAGCCCTGGGCCTTTTGCTCTTCTAAAGTAAGCTACAAGGCTTCACACCAAGTCTTCATTTTGTGAGTGCTCTTTCTCGGCATTAGCCAAAAGAGTAGAACTTGACAGATATTGAGTTGAAACAACATTTATTGTCACCATGACCAGCCCTTTTCTTTGCTTTCCTGTTACCTCGGTAACCTCCCTTTCCTTTTACCCGGGACCTTGTAACCAACCTCTATCCCTCTTTCCCCCTTGTCCCTCCGGGATTAGCCAAACGAGGTCCAGCTTCTTTTCTTTAGCAGAAGTAGACAAAAGGGCATCCTTGGTTAAAACGGTAGTTGTAGTTgggtatttaatttttattttaagcaTATTTCAAACTAATTTTTACATCAAATTTTAGCCGTGTTCAAGCAAAATGTcgtttgtatttttttagttcCGTCTAGCTGATTAGAAATTGAGAATCTGTTTTGATTTTCTCTGATtcgttcattttttttttagctCCTTGAGTGATTTTTGACTGTTTGGGTTCCAAGTCATCTGGACACCGCCTAAACTGTTCGATCGTCGTCTATGAGATGATCGgagtaaaaatgtttttttttattattattattcacttttgaatattattatatgattttttttgaaacaattatTGTATGAttatttcaaatattattatttaattatgttCTATGCTTTTGTTTTTATGACATCTTTTAAGACTTTAAGAacattattttatagtttttggttaattatattatttatgaaCATTATCTTTTGTTTATTCGAATTGTTTCAATGTTATTGACGTTGACACATTTTTAAAggtatatgttacaaatatacatattgaatcatttttatatttatttttagatagtataatacatattttaattataaataaataaaaaatataaatctgatTAATCCCTGATTGACCCTTGAGGGTTCGGTTCGTCCGACTAGCGGTTAAAatattttacaattttaatttttaatagtaGGTATGTAACAGTGACAAACATTAGGGATCTCAAATTAAATGTTTCTTTTCCTAaacttttatttaatattttttcctatttttctcttatttttgcCTTTCAAACGACGCTAGATCCAACCTGATTTCACcgggttaaatgcatcattggtcaTTGAACTTACATAGTTTCAAAATGCCCacttcacttctatttgtcttaataaaatcactcaactttgagttttgtttcaattaggtcactccgtTGATTAGGTTTTATCTTGTCTTTTCTCACCTCATTTATCTTGATTTGTTGTTTTTAATTCAAGTTTGGTACaatgattttctttttcttaaagtTTGGTACATTTTCTAATTTAGTCTATTATGTTGGATGGTTAATTTTCATTTGCTTCTCTCTTATTTCGTATGCTTTATTTTCGTACCATTTTTCGTTTTATCCATTTTTGCACCAacgaggacatggtccaaattaagaaTGAATGTTATTTATGAAGGTTTAAATGTGTGTTAATAATTTTTAGCAACATATACAAAATGCAACATATTTTGCATCGTTTTATTCAAAACATAGTATTTTTCAATAACATTGTTTTAATAATATCATTATAAACTTagatttttcatatgtttaaaatatatttaacttatgattatttttaggttatcgttgtcgttagaaataatatgtTTCTATATgggcaatatttttcaaatttttcacaaatctccgaaacgattttaaataaaattgtctcgagtgaatgtatttaagtaaataaattctttattttcaatctctattttctatcatgcaattcatgatacaataaatcttattttaaattttcaattagatttataggcattaaattgaactaacaatttttagctcggtttaattttcgtcttacattaacatcaattgaagtttttaaggaaactttagccataatacatgttgaattttaagtcaatataggatgaatgtgctatctttctttttcccaatttacaattttaattttataattcatgttaattaattaattagtcgtattcttaacttttggccacgattgagaccaaccttatcacaatcgagatatgaaagggaagaaaattaagtaccgtttacttttgaccacgattgcgaccacccttatcacaatcgaggtatggaaggaacgttaaaagcaaaaattaaacgtgtttaaagtttaaagtaacgattgcgtccacccatggcatggtcgatacctcttaagcgaacacaaaacaaataaatgcgtataaagttacgatcaagaccaccttTATCTCGGgtgtaactaagcaaataattaaCCCAAATACTTACTCATTTCATGTATTAGTTTAAGTTTGGGAAATGAAATTTTGTGTTTTGAAATGCCTtaagacgaaagactcaataacatgcgtgcttatatcgtcccgaatacttcaatttaaaattgaaaatacaagacgaatgatatatcgcctttattctagttagtttgatattttgcgtataaattttccATGAGAAGTTAGACTTTTCggcttaattaatttaaaacgtaatatagagatatatgttttattttcataaagagattagttaaagaataaattcagtgaaattttgttcgggactagcaaaagaagTTAGTAACACatcttacaaaaaaaattgaatttaaagaaattaacCTTTTTAAAACAGAAAATGATTTAAAAAAAGATTTATTAAATACTGCTCTttaataaacagtttttataagaaaaaaaacattTGATTTAAAACAGCATAGCCTCAAAAGTTCTAAATAAATGGTTTTTATAGACTGAGATTTAATTTACAGGTTTTGAAATTGTAGAAAATAAGGGTTATATGTAAATAATGGGAGAAAATCTGATGTCCCCATTTCGGTGTCTCCTTACATGTCCCTCTCACAAAAAGTAgtcttttttaattaaaataatatattttatgagtCAAAGGGGACCCACATGATTAAAAGGGGCCACTTTTTGTGAGAGGGACGTGGAAGGGGACACCGAAACGGGAACAGCAGATTTTCTCCCGTAAATAATAAGTAAAAGAGCAGTATATAAATGACTGGAATTTAAATTGCAATAGatcttacaaaaaaaattgaaattaaataaattaacctttttaaaacaaaaaatgatTTAAAAAAAGATATATTAAATACTGCTCTttaataaacagtttttataagaaaaaaaccTTTGATTTAGAAAACAGCATAGCCCCAATAGTTCTTAATAAATGGTTTTTATAGACTGAGATTTAATTTACAGATATTGAAATATGTCACTCTGGTTTCCCCTGAAAGATCTCATGACACTTGGCTGCAAATCAATCCTCGGTGATTTGTCCACATACGTTCCAACAGACGTGTCAAACCCACCTATCTGCCAAAACAGCCTGTTGAAAACatccaaaaaaagaaaaactgcaCAATTTCTTCCTCACGGTCTAGTAGAAGTTTTTCTACGTCTACGATCTTTTCCTCCATCTTGTTAATCCATTGGTTGATAGCattactgttgaaacacctttccacaagattttgatttgacaaaattaattaagtgaaagtaaatattctacaacacactaagtttaaatgttttggcttattgttactaatgtgtttgttcaatgttgagtttataatttatcataagacataaagatcataaggctcaagccctatatggaagtcaaggcccaagtcaaacaaacccaagatcactcagcccgcgtgtcttcaaaacgttgccgttgaagtaatgagacgcatgctgagtaaagaaggatcgagaagatccacgtagacaacttcggtatgaagctgctgagctgtctcgacaaaacgtacaagacagctgctgaccataagacagcttccagacaaagtatttcctctttaagtaaaaaccagaagacacagcaagctgtctggttgacattacccaaaatggaggaacatactgtcacactgaccgaagaacagaagacgctggaatctgattggctaaagagaactgctggcagactcagtgaaaacgacttgtagccgtttccctccaacggttatttcgaaattcgaaataaccagaagctctcacagctctctataaatagagcattcagaatccacattcaatagagaactttgagcaaaagccgttacgctgaccaaacgtatacaaaagttctccatcaaaagcaaagcaaattcttacactacaaagtctattcatttgtgtaaaagtctagagtgattgtttttcaatcatctaaggtgttctagcaattgttgtttaggacaaaatctttatcatttctagaagtagaaaggagaagctgagtactcggttttagtacttggtgaattagaatagaagtgagtagaggtatagaggaaggtactcttgttatactcagcttctgattttgtaaaaggtttgaggctctacctttaaagagctcagtagaggatttgaaatctcagaagtgttccggggacaggacgtaggcttagaagaagccgaacctggataaatctgctgagtgaagtatttctaaaccttaactccttatttatattgcttgcttaaaacaaactaaaactgaccaagtaaaagaggtcaagctgagttgtgcgctaccaacgagcaggttcaggaatagactctaagtgctatttcctgacctaagcaacgaagatgtcctagtcactagttgactaagtcagtgtcttgctgagtgctaagcgccgctgttatataaacttttcttaaagaaaagaaatctgcccaaatttttttaaaaaggtaaaatagttcctaacccccccttggaactatatttgcaaccttacaagggaccaacaagtggtataagagcttaatagctcattactaaaggtctaacaaccttgagttgatccataccatgggtgaaaacagcactcggtttctccctggaaaccaaacaactcagatattacctgaggggctgtccattaccaggcctcccctattcttcgggtcaaactataccttttggaagaataggatgaagaacttcattcaagctacaaacatgagtgcctggctatctatagtccaaggcccgtttgtacctgtgaaagttgttgctggccagtcagttgttaaagctgaggttgaatggacagaggatgatctcaagaagctacaaaaccatgcttcggctataaatatgcttcactgtgcgctggatgctgcagaatacaacaaaatatcaggttgtgaatctgcacaagagatctggaagaagctggaggtgacctacgaaggaaccaacaaggtgaaggagtccaaggtcaaccagcaaatgagattgtatgagctgttcgaaatgaacaatgatgaggggatctccgagatgaatgcaagattcaccaacatcataaatgagctcaaaagacttggaaaaatcttcactgaggaagaacaagtcaagaagatactcagaagtcttcctaaggactggcaagccaagaagacagccgttgaagaagctcaggatttaaccacctataaatatgatgaactcatcggctcaatgctgacccatgagatatccatgaagaatttcga
The window above is part of the Euphorbia lathyris chromosome 3, ddEupLath1.1, whole genome shotgun sequence genome. Proteins encoded here:
- the LOC136223732 gene encoding probable disease resistance protein At5g63020, translated to MDLKPTIEGLENKLEEVWNCLTADEVGVIGIWGMGGIGKTTLLTQLNSKCLGHFDFVIWLKVSQEVKLEDLEDEFVKQIGLSKEKKSNDKAALISQVLQKNKVLVLLDDLWNRVELKDIGIPQNNKCQVVFTTRSELVCRLMEAQRSIKVEPLEWEEAWRLFQDRVGFETFAAHPCISRIAKEIVRGCQGLPLALVTSAHAMSSKKTLQEWEHSAEILRKSASSRVFSILKLSYDRLPDQNMKSCLLYCALFPESFEIPKEELIDKWIGEVFLDDGIDQADPINKGYNIVQTLVDLSLLEDEGQEVRMHDVIRDMCLWIACEVEKEKESYFVQGGTRFRNELPREELRYAKRISLMQNAFVQRVTQVPGSPHLLTLLLSHNRGFGTIVDGFFRYMKALTVLDLSETGLRVLPTDISELVSLRYLDLSTSEIEKLPRGVMKLEKLQCLNLEYTPKLRKIPRQMIASLKMLQVFRIVGSHFILGEFSVGELERLENLKALSLTIKDAYIYRQVLNSQKLSSCIETLLVEDLEPPYGELVGTKTQTVYGINKVRCFDKLRKVRICCCHYLQDLTWVMRAPKLMELIVRWCENLQVISSYEGEENEKDLDPFARLEFLVLIGLPQLKSICWKPMLFPFLYDIRVCGCPMLKKLPLNTNSAKGCDLEIEGTTDWWFKLQWEDDPTRIAFRFCFAEIAWPYRTHGTNTSADRNRGIQHRVRCLLENLDRLAETRTMIGEAETRTMMGELVWNFSDSYMASRS